In Deinococcus roseus, the following are encoded in one genomic region:
- a CDS encoding M12 family metallopeptidase has protein sequence MKRTVGVLCLGLTAVLLQACSKTPATPETQEQALSETALFQNQGKPDGTVQVKLGQFDRTVTAELHGNKVLFEGDILLAELSNSDIQKNSTVIANTGGLWPSARIPYTFASNVSSTVRSHVQSAINTYNAYTKVRIVPRASEKNYVRVIVDNGCYSYVGRIGGAQALSLSTGGCGVAGAIHEFGHALGLWHEQSRKDRDQYVTIVWANIQSGTEHNFQIESNSRAVGAYDFDSIMHYPAKAFSINGQATIVPKNSSIPLSRLGAAKTLSSGDIAGIKSLYP, from the coding sequence ATGAAACGCACTGTCGGTGTACTTTGCCTTGGTCTGACGGCTGTTCTGCTGCAAGCCTGCAGCAAGACCCCCGCCACCCCGGAAACCCAGGAACAAGCCCTGTCTGAAACTGCCCTTTTCCAGAACCAGGGAAAACCAGATGGCACCGTGCAGGTCAAACTGGGGCAGTTTGACCGGACCGTGACGGCAGAACTGCACGGCAACAAGGTGCTCTTTGAGGGAGACATTCTGCTGGCAGAACTCTCCAACAGTGACATTCAGAAGAACTCCACGGTCATTGCCAACACTGGCGGACTGTGGCCCAGTGCCCGCATTCCCTACACATTTGCCTCGAATGTGTCCTCCACGGTCAGAAGCCACGTGCAGAGCGCCATCAACACCTACAATGCCTACACCAAAGTCCGCATTGTGCCCCGTGCCAGTGAGAAAAACTATGTGCGGGTGATTGTGGACAATGGTTGCTACTCTTACGTGGGTCGCATCGGGGGCGCACAGGCCCTCTCCCTCTCCACGGGTGGATGCGGGGTGGCCGGAGCCATCCACGAGTTCGGGCATGCCCTGGGACTCTGGCACGAGCAGAGCCGCAAGGACCGTGACCAGTACGTCACCATCGTGTGGGCCAACATCCAGAGTGGCACCGAACACAACTTCCAGATCGAGAGCAACAGCCGCGCTGTGGGTGCTTACGACTTCGATTCGATCATGCACTACCCGGCCAAAGCCTTCAGCATCAACGGTCAGGCCACCATTGTGCCCAAAAACAGCAGCATTCCACTGAGCCGTCTGGGGGCCGCCAAGACCCTCAGCAGCGGAGACATCGCAGGAATCAAATCCCTGTACCCCTGA
- a CDS encoding aminoglycoside phosphotransferase family protein, with translation MNPEFLENIRHSFDDGDIWLQKLPELLNLFAAQWELDLGAPFENLSFNYVAPAKWEGQDVVFKLGVPREELHTEIAALKLWNGSGGVKLLKADPEQGALLIERLFPGQMLSTLPEAQTVPIMCEVMEKIWHPVPAEHAFPSIEQWHQGLVEFPRSGTAFPAEMLDLAEGFYQELTASAEEPVVLHGDLHHFNVLQHGENWLAIDPKGIIGERAYEIGAFLRNPWPVLYDLYSPEELQNVQARRVDAFAERLGLSRERILKWSVYIFVLSGCWGYAETRDDWKKELLGAEVLRGLL, from the coding sequence GTGAATCCCGAATTTCTGGAGAACATCCGACACAGCTTTGACGATGGGGACATCTGGTTGCAGAAATTGCCAGAGTTGCTGAACCTTTTTGCTGCCCAGTGGGAACTGGACCTGGGAGCGCCTTTTGAGAACCTGTCTTTCAATTACGTGGCTCCTGCCAAGTGGGAGGGGCAGGATGTGGTGTTCAAACTGGGGGTGCCCCGTGAGGAACTGCACACCGAGATTGCAGCCTTAAAACTCTGGAACGGCTCGGGTGGCGTAAAATTGTTGAAAGCCGATCCTGAGCAGGGTGCCCTGCTGATTGAGCGGCTGTTTCCGGGCCAGATGCTGAGCACTTTGCCTGAAGCCCAGACCGTCCCCATCATGTGTGAGGTGATGGAGAAAATCTGGCATCCGGTGCCTGCAGAACATGCTTTTCCCAGCATAGAGCAGTGGCACCAGGGGCTGGTGGAATTTCCGCGCAGTGGAACAGCTTTTCCTGCAGAGATGCTGGATCTGGCAGAGGGGTTTTACCAGGAACTCACCGCTTCTGCAGAAGAACCCGTGGTGCTGCATGGCGATCTGCACCATTTCAATGTGCTGCAGCATGGGGAAAACTGGCTGGCCATAGACCCCAAGGGCATCATCGGGGAAAGGGCCTATGAGATTGGGGCTTTCCTGCGCAACCCCTGGCCTGTCCTTTACGACCTGTATTCCCCGGAAGAATTGCAGAACGTGCAGGCCAGACGGGTGGATGCTTTCGCCGAACGGCTGGGCCTCTCCAGAGAGCGCATCCTGAAATGGAGCGTGTACATTTTTGTGCTTTCGGGTTGCTGGGGGTACGCTGAAACCCGTGATGACTGGAAGAAAGAACTGCTGGGAGCAGAAGTGTTGAGGGGCCTGCTGTGA
- a CDS encoding tRNA (adenine(22)-N(1))-methyltransferase: MNLKTLESRLQTVLEWVPYGIHADIGADHAYLLGNLLDQNRIAKGIAIEKNREPFELALRNLQKFQDRAEARLGDGLTPLKAGEVDSISICGMGAGLMVKILQAHAEKVPDQVIVQPNDSAEPLRRWAMQNMFHVKQETLTVGFWHYPVLHFQRAPGEDPVYQGLNLEVALRFGPWLLRRKDPFLLDYVQKQKKRLQNLANVSNPRVQQDLERVEMALRMLQ; the protein is encoded by the coding sequence GTGAACCTGAAAACCCTGGAATCCCGATTGCAAACCGTGCTGGAATGGGTGCCTTACGGCATCCATGCAGACATCGGGGCAGACCATGCTTACCTGCTGGGGAACCTGCTGGACCAGAACCGCATTGCAAAAGGCATCGCCATCGAGAAGAACCGGGAGCCTTTTGAACTGGCCCTGAGGAACCTGCAGAAATTTCAGGACCGTGCAGAAGCCCGTCTGGGAGATGGATTGACCCCTCTGAAGGCTGGAGAGGTGGACAGCATCAGCATCTGTGGCATGGGGGCAGGCCTGATGGTCAAGATCCTGCAGGCCCATGCAGAGAAGGTGCCAGATCAGGTGATCGTGCAGCCCAACGATTCTGCAGAACCACTCAGACGCTGGGCCATGCAAAACATGTTTCACGTGAAACAGGAAACCCTGACCGTGGGCTTCTGGCATTACCCGGTGCTGCATTTCCAGCGTGCCCCAGGAGAAGATCCGGTTTATCAAGGCCTCAATCTGGAGGTGGCCCTCAGGTTTGGCCCCTGGCTTCTGAGGCGCAAAGATCCTTTTCTGCTGGATTACGTCCAGAAACAGAAAAAACGCCTGCAAAATCTGGCGAATGTGTCCAATCCAAGGGTGCAGCAGGATCTGGAACGGGTGGAGATGGCTTTGCGGATGCTGCAGTAA
- a CDS encoding GGDEF domain-containing protein: MPTFDFFYDPVPFQYRVDPMTGLTTHRVWMKRTDQLGRLVAYVDIDQLKTVNDFHSLHAGDAVVRGLANRLDVYRRQHEHLYRLGGDEFLLVHSRNLPVEAARARSKALRQLWLEPFAFEGTGIQITAGIVVTIVDDLNLETFWEKLRDLMLQNKKQGRNQLLFA; the protein is encoded by the coding sequence ATGCCAACATTTGATTTCTTTTATGACCCTGTTCCTTTCCAGTACCGGGTTGATCCCATGACGGGTCTCACCACCCACCGGGTCTGGATGAAACGCACGGATCAGCTCGGAAGGCTGGTTGCTTATGTGGACATTGACCAGCTCAAAACAGTAAATGACTTCCACAGCCTTCATGCTGGTGATGCAGTGGTCAGGGGGCTGGCAAACCGTCTGGATGTCTACAGGCGTCAGCATGAACACCTTTACCGTCTGGGTGGAGATGAATTTTTGCTGGTCCATTCCAGAAATCTGCCTGTTGAAGCTGCAAGAGCAAGAAGCAAAGCACTTCGGCAACTCTGGCTGGAGCCCTTTGCTTTTGAAGGCACAGGCATTCAGATCACGGCAGGGATTGTGGTGACCATTGTGGATGACCTCAATCTGGAAACCTTTTGGGAAAAGCTCAGAGATTTGATGTTGCAGAACAAAAAACAAGGAAGGAATCAGCTGCTTTTTGCCTGA
- a CDS encoding c-type cytochrome: MKKMVLLASSLLIPLAFAATPKGNAAKGKTFFEATCSGCHGEGALGGVGPKLAGKLKKWTFAGFKKTLKENVTPDKRKLGPPMMKFNLSDQEYADLLAYLKSLK; this comes from the coding sequence ATGAAAAAAATGGTTCTGCTGGCAAGTTCACTTTTGATTCCACTGGCTTTTGCCGCCACCCCCAAGGGCAACGCCGCCAAGGGGAAAACTTTTTTTGAGGCCACCTGCTCGGGATGCCACGGCGAAGGGGCACTCGGGGGCGTGGGTCCCAAACTGGCTGGTAAACTGAAGAAGTGGACGTTTGCAGGCTTCAAGAAGACCCTCAAAGAGAACGTCACCCCGGACAAACGCAAACTGGGCCCACCCATGATGAAGTTCAATTTGTCGGATCAGGAATATGCCGACCTGCTGGCCTACCTGAAATCCCTGAAGTGA
- a CDS encoding HpcH/HpaI aldolase/citrate lyase family protein translates to MPIYKRRRSALFLPASNTRAIEKARTLQADVVILDLEDAVSPEQKALARNQAASAIREGFPMEVAVRINPIHTVWGEADLALMEDIKPELLVLPKVESTADLPEVGLPLWAMIETPLGVVNSREIAEHGDVEALVMGTTDLVKTLQARPMPSRDNLLYALSQVVLHARAYGKYALDGVHLDFRNMETLKEVCLQGKALGFDGKTLIHPLQIEMTNRIFSPSPEEIEWARKVIAAWQNKDADQGVTVLDGQLIEELHAIEAERILELTSLE, encoded by the coding sequence ATGCCCATTTACAAACGCCGCCGCAGCGCCCTTTTCCTGCCTGCCAGCAACACCAGAGCCATCGAGAAAGCCCGCACCTTGCAGGCAGATGTGGTGATTCTGGACCTCGAAGATGCCGTATCTCCCGAGCAGAAAGCCCTGGCCCGCAATCAGGCCGCCAGTGCCATCCGGGAGGGTTTTCCCATGGAGGTCGCGGTGCGCATCAATCCCATCCACACCGTCTGGGGGGAAGCAGACCTGGCCCTGATGGAGGACATCAAGCCAGAGCTGCTGGTGCTGCCCAAGGTGGAAAGCACCGCAGATTTGCCAGAAGTGGGCCTTCCCCTCTGGGCCATGATTGAAACCCCTCTGGGGGTGGTGAACAGCCGTGAAATTGCAGAGCACGGAGATGTGGAAGCCCTGGTGATGGGCACCACCGATCTGGTGAAAACCCTGCAGGCCCGACCCATGCCTTCAAGGGACAACCTGCTTTATGCCCTCTCTCAGGTGGTGCTGCATGCCAGAGCGTATGGCAAATATGCGCTTGATGGGGTGCATCTGGATTTCAGGAACATGGAAACCCTGAAAGAAGTCTGTCTTCAGGGCAAAGCGCTGGGGTTCGATGGCAAGACCCTGATTCACCCTCTGCAGATCGAGATGACCAACCGCATCTTCTCTCCCAGCCCTGAAGAAATCGAGTGGGCCAGAAAAGTCATTGCTGCATGGCAGAACAAGGACGCAGACCAGGGGGTGACAGTGCTGGACGGTCAACTCATTGAGGAGCTGCACGCCATTGAAGCAGAGCGCATTCTGGAACTCACATCTCTGGAGTGA
- a CDS encoding DUF2167 domain-containing protein, with protein MLDNSGFRVSLHASAHGLRRSMLLGALLLASGLLASAQGHGINNPELFDSVLHYHTEEVTLPHQLQVQPAASLRFLNGEDANHVIYDVWGGSADPSILGMLLPRNLSPVSEGGWGLSLQHLDTGYVDARRWKNVQAQDVLKKLQDTSSQVQVLGWAMPPTFDPRTGLLIYAAEVKLPGAESTAVFPRVLLLGREGLVLMKGIIEKKHWEGLKKELQNLGHSVQFTAGHRYTDVQAGDRLYDYGMSALITEQPIQDPEKAPFRFPWMVLLMGMGLMVVLLGKRVRSRNLTLQAE; from the coding sequence ATGCTTGACAATTCAGGATTTCGGGTCTCACTGCATGCTTCTGCCCATGGGCTGCGCAGAAGCATGCTGCTGGGCGCTTTGCTGCTGGCTTCTGGGCTGCTTGCTTCTGCACAGGGGCACGGCATCAACAATCCTGAACTGTTTGACAGTGTGCTCCACTACCACACTGAAGAAGTGACCCTGCCGCACCAGTTGCAGGTCCAACCTGCAGCCTCCCTGCGCTTTCTGAACGGAGAAGACGCCAACCACGTGATTTACGACGTGTGGGGAGGCAGTGCCGACCCCAGCATTCTGGGGATGCTGCTGCCCAGAAACCTCAGCCCGGTGTCTGAAGGTGGATGGGGACTCAGCCTGCAACACCTGGACACCGGTTACGTGGATGCCCGCCGCTGGAAGAACGTGCAGGCCCAGGATGTGCTAAAAAAACTGCAGGACACTTCATCCCAGGTGCAGGTCCTGGGCTGGGCCATGCCCCCCACCTTTGATCCCAGAACGGGCCTGTTGATTTACGCCGCCGAGGTGAAATTGCCCGGTGCAGAAAGCACAGCGGTGTTCCCCAGGGTGCTCTTGCTGGGCCGGGAAGGTCTGGTCCTGATGAAAGGCATCATCGAGAAAAAACACTGGGAAGGCCTGAAAAAAGAGCTGCAGAATCTGGGCCACTCTGTGCAATTTACCGCAGGCCACCGTTACACCGATGTGCAGGCTGGAGACCGCCTGTATGACTACGGCATGTCTGCCCTGATCACCGAACAGCCCATTCAGGACCCGGAAAAAGCGCCCTTCCGCTTCCCCTGGATGGTTCTGCTGATGGGCATGGGTTTGATGGTGGTTTTGCTGGGAAAAAGGGTGCGTTCCAGAAACCTGACCCTGCAGGCAGAGTAA